In Plasmodium falciparum 3D7 genome assembly, chromosome: 13, the following are encoded in one genomic region:
- a CDS encoding SNARE protein, putative: MSDFSRDMSNNENSKKIALYSILIYKYESSNQPIFLTSALDLSSFPFFHRSSLKEHIYFHARLVCGRTQKGTREVIELESGIGHLHIYTNKENNISVLVLSTSSYPLRIAFSLIDLTHKLFAQKCRGMYEHVRQDLKEGMLIQNELNDLLKKYQNPSEADKLSRVQKDLDEVKDVMLKNIEDLLQRGEKLDDLMKKSQDLSNSSYQFYRQAKKNNQCCSLY, translated from the exons atgagtGATTTTTCAAGGGATATgtcaaataatgaaaattcaaaaaaaatcgCATTGTATtctatattaatatacaaatatgaaTCATCTAATCAACCAATTTTTTTAACATCGGCACTAGATTTATCttcatttcctttttttcataGATCTTCATTaaaagaacatatatattttcatgcACGTCTTGTATGTGGAAGGACACAAAAAGGTACACGTGAAGTTATAGAACTTGAATCGGGTATAGGtcatttacatatttatacaaataaggaaaataatattagtgTCCTAGTACTTTCAACTTCGTCTTATCCATTAAGAATTGCTTTTTCGTTAATCGATTTAACACATAAATTATTTGCTCAAAAATGTAGAGGTATGTATGAACATGTTCGTCAAGATTTAAAAGAAGGTATGCTTATTCAAAATGAACTTAacgatttattaaaaaaatatcaaaacCCTTCAGAGGCTGATAAATTATCAAGAGTACAAAAAGATCTAGACGAAGTAAAAGATGttatgttaaaaaatattgaggACCTTTTACAAAGAGGAGAAAAGTTAGATGACCTCATGAAGAAAAGTCAGGACCTTTCCAATTCCTCCTACCAATTTTATAG acaagccaaaaaaaataaccaGTGTTGTAGCTTATACTGA
- a CDS encoding dihydrofolate synthase/folylpolyglutamate synthase has protein sequence MEKNQNDKSNKNDIIHMNDKSGNYDKNNINNFIDKNDEHDMSDILHKINNEEKKYEEIKSYSECLELLYKTHALKLGLDNPKKLNESFGHPCDKYKTIHIAGTNGKGSVCYKIYTCLKIKKFKVGLFSSPHIFSLRERIIVNDEPISEKELIHLVNEVLNKAKKLYINPSFFEIITLVAFLHFLNKKVDYAIIETGIGGRLDATNILTKPEVIVITSIGYDHLNILGDNLPIICNEKIGIFKKDANVVIGPSVAIYKNVFDKAKELNCTIHTVVPEPRGERYNEENSRIALRTLEILNISIDYFLKSIIPIKPPLRIQYLATEQIQHIKKKFSPDNLEHNVQYPLAVILDVGHNETAIDRLCTDINYFHKGQNIRICISITKPRNLSVFHPFIAQFGDTLKDIFYLPSLNERTYDFEEIVEMLNNEEEIKNEIKELILSSSKKVGKWLAHEKQGNINEEDALKLYKRGCIPLIIKNAFLECCKDNSILLVCGTFFVFDEVLNVFDIHSDMQDTIFMNEPSLV, from the exons atggaaaaaaatcaaaatgataaaagtaacaaaaatgatataattcACATGAATGATAAAAGTGgaaattatgataaaaataatataaataattttattgataaaaatgatgagcATGATATGAGTGAcatattacataaaataaataatgaggaaaaaaaatatgaagaaataaaatctTACAGTGAGTGCttagaattattatataaaacacatGCCCTAAAATTAGGACTTGATAACCCAAAAAAATTGAACGAATCTTTTGGTCACCCttgtgataaatataaaactatTCATATTGCAGGGACAAATGGGAAAGGGTCTGTAtgctataaaatatatacatgtcttaaaataaaaaaattcaagGTGGGTCTTTTTTCATCACctcatatattttctttaagaGAAAGAATTATAGTAAACGATGAACCAATAAGTGAAAAAGAGTTAATACATTTAGTAAACGAAGTATTAAATAAAgccaaaaaattatatataaatccatctttttttgaaataattaCATTAGTTgcatttttacattttttaaataagaaGGTAGATTATGCTATAATAGAAACAGGGATTGGAGGGCGCTTAGATGCAACTAATATATTAACCAAACCAGAAGTTATTGTAATTACTTCCATAGGATATgatcatttaaatatattaggtGATAATTTGCCTATTATatgtaatgaaaaaattggaatttttaaaaaagatgcTAACGTTGTAATAGGACCATCAGTAgctatttataaaaatgtttttgaTAAGGCAAAAGAATTAAATTGTACTATACATACTGTAGTACCTGAACCACGAGGAGAAAgatataatgaagaaaattcaAGAATAGCATTGCGCACtttagaaatattaaatataagtatAGATTACTTTTTAAAGTCCATTATACCAATTAAACCACCTTTAAGAATTCAATATTTAGCTACCGAGCAAATACaacatataaagaaaaaattttcaCCAGATAATTTAGAACACAATGTACAATATCCTCTAGCTGTTATTTTAGATGTAGGCCACAATGAAACGGCAATAGATAGATTGTGTACcgatattaattattttcataaggGACAAAATATAAGGATATGTATATCTATAACAAAGCCGAGAAACTTGAGTGTATTCCATCCGTTCATAGCTCAATTTGGCGACACCTTAAAG gATATATTTTACCTTCCATCATTAAATGAAAGGACCTACGACTTTGAGGAAATCGTTGAGATgttaaataatgaagaagaaataaaaaatgaaataaaagagCTCATATTAAGTAGCTCTAAAAAGGTTGGTAAATGGTTAGCTCATGAGAAACAAGGAAATATTAATGAAGAAGATGCACTTAAATTATACAAAAGAG gATGCATACCATTAATAATCAAAAATGCATTTCTTGAATGTTGCAAAGACAATAGTATATTATTAGTATGTGGGACGTTTTTCGTGTTTGATGAGGTTTTAAACGTTTTTGATATTCACTCTG atATGCAAGATACCATTTTTATGAATGAACCATCTCTTGTTTAA
- a CDS encoding L-lactate dehydrogenase, protein MAPKAKIVLVGSGMIGGVMATLIVQKNLGDVVLFDIVKNMPHGKALDTSHTNVMAYSNCKVSGSNTYDDLAGADVVIVTAGFTKAPGKSDKEWNRDDLLPLNNKIMIEIGGHIKKNCPNAFIIVVTNPVDVMVQLLHQHSGVPKNKIIGLGGVLDTSRLKYYISQKLNVCPRDVNAHIVGAHGNKMVLLKRYITVGGIPLQEFINNKLISDAELEAIFDRTVNTALEIVNLHASPYVAPAAAIIEMAESYLKDLKKVLICSTLLEGQYGHSDIFGGTPVVLGANGVEQVIELQLNSEEKAKFDEAIAETKRMKALA, encoded by the coding sequence atgGCACCAAAAGCAAAAATCGTTTTAGTTGGCTCAGGTATGATTGGAGGAGTAATGGCTACCTTAATTGTTCAGAAAAATTTAGGAGATGTAGTTTTGTTCGATATTGTAAAGAACATGCCACATGGAAAAGCTTTAGATACATCTCATACTAATGTTATGGCATATTCAAATTGCAAAGTAAGTGGTTCAAACACTTATGACGATTTGGCTGGAGCAGATGTAGTAATAGTAACAGCTGGATTTACCAAGGCCCCAGGAAAGAGTGACAAAGAATGGAATAGAGATGATTTATTACCATTAAACAACAAGATTATGATTGAAATTGGTGGTCATATTAAGAAGAATTGTCCAAATgcttttattattgttgtaaCAAACCCAGTAGATGTTATGGTACAATTATTACATCAACATTCAGGTGTTCCTAAAAACAAGATTATTGGTTTAGGTGGTGTATTAGATACATCAAGATTGAAGTATTACATATCTCAGAAATTAAATGTATGCCCAAGAGATGTAAATGCACACATTGTAGGTGCTCATGGAAATAAAATGGTTCTTTTAAAAAGATACATTACTGTAGGTGGTATCCCTTTACaagaatttattaataacaaGTTAATTTCTGATGCTGAATTAGAAGCTATATTTGATAGAACTGTTAATACTGCATTAGAAATTGTAAACTTACATGCATCACCATATGTTGCACCAGCTGCTGCTATTATCGAAATGGCTGAATCCTACTTAAAAGATTTGAAAAAAGTATTAATTTGCTCAACCTTGTTAGAAGGACAATATGGACACTCCGATATATTCGGTGGTACACCTGTTGTTTTAGGTGCTAATGGTGTTGAACAAGTTATCGAATTACAATTAAATAGTGAGGAAAAAGCTAAATTTGATGAAGCCATAGCTGAAACTAAGAGAATGAAGGCATTAGCTtaa
- a CDS encoding U6 snRNA-associated Sm-like protein LSm6, putative, with amino-acid sequence MSTNSPKDFVESLKGRAVIVRLNNGTDYKGILACLDERMNVALEQTEEYYDGELTDKYNDAFIRGNNVFYIRAIEED; translated from the coding sequence ATGTCAACAAATTCGCCAAAGGATTTTGTGGAAAGTTTAAAAGGTCGAGCAGTAATTGTTAGGTTGAATAACGGTACGGATTATAAGGGCATCCTTGCTTGTTTAGATGAACGTATGAACGTAGCACTAGAACAAACTGAAGAATATTATGATGGTGAATTAacagataaatataatgatgcTTTTATAAGAGGAaataatgtattttatataagagCCATTGAAGAAGActga
- a CDS encoding phosphoribosylpyrophosphate synthetase, with protein sequence MSFFVSKKCISNWYKKKSNNFFYDKEGWYGCKVAMLVSTGIIGGYYISKEENRKDFRKVCLHMRNGLKNNRFFDNNMLFLNNNNVFCDIGNKNKNNNYHHPLWRSEEKRPFEKKMENAILFSGTSNPLLSKNVADHLGTSLGRVNLKRFADGEVSMQFLESIRGKDVYIIQPTCPPVNENLIELLLMISTCRRASAKKITAVIPYYGYARQDRKLSSRVPISAADVARMIEAMGVDRVVAIDLHSGQIQGFFGPRVPVDNLEAQLIGLDYFTKKDLYKPVIVSPDAGGVYRARKFQDGLNHRGIGDCGIAMLIKQRTKPNEIEKMDLVGNVYDSDVIIVDDMIDTSGTLCEAAKQLKKHGARRVFAFATHGLFSGPAIDRIEKSPLEEVVVTDTVKSNKNIDSCKKITKLSVSVLVADAIRRIHQKESLNDLFNIKS encoded by the coding sequence atgagttTCTTTGTatcaaaaaaatgtatatcaAACTGGTATAAGAAGAAGagtaacaattttttttatgataaagaAGGATGGTATGGATGTAAAGTTGCTATGTTAGTTAGTACGGGAATAATTGGTGGTTATTATATAAGTAAAGAAGAGAATAGAAAAGATTTTAGGAAGGTGTGTTTACATATGAGGAAtggtttaaaaaataatagattttttgataataatatgttatttttaaataataataatgtattttgTGATataggaaataaaaataagaataataattatcatcatccaTTATGGAGATCAGAAGAAAAAAGAccttttgaaaaaaaaatggaaaatgcTATATTATTTAGTGGTACGTCAAATCCATTATTAAGTAAAAATGTAGCAGATCATTTGGGAACAAGTTTAGGACGTGTTAATTTAAAAAGATTTGCAGATGGAGAAGTTTCTATGCAATTTTTAGAATCTATAAGAGGAAAagatgtttatataattcaacCTACATGTCCGCCCGTTAATGAAAATTTAATAGAATTGTTATTAATGATTTCTACATGTAGAAGAGCCTCAGCCAAAAAAATTACAGCTGTTATACCATATTATGGTTATGCTAGACAAGATCGAAAATTAAGTTCAAGAGTCCCAATTTCAGCCGCCGATGTTGCGAGAATGATTGAAGCCATGGGCGTTGATCGAGTAGTAGCTATTGATCTACATTCAGGACAAATCCAAGGGTTCTTCGGACCAAGAGTTCCTGTTGATAATTTAGAAGCTCAATTAATAGGTTTAGATTATTTCACAAAAAAAGATTTATACAAACCAGTCATTGTCTCACCAGATGCTGGAGGTGTTTATAGAGCTAGGAAATTTCAAGACGGTTTAAATCATAGAGGTATAGGAGATTGTGGTATAGCTATGCTTATTAAACAAAGAACAAAACCTaatgaaatagaaaaaatggACCTTGTAGGAAATGTATACGATTCAGATGTTATTATTGTAGATGATATGATCGATACATCCGGCACATTATGTGAAGCAGCCAAACAACTTAAAAAACATGGAGCTAGAAGAGTATTTGCTTTCGCTACTCATGGTTTATTTTCAGGACCAGCCATCGATAGAATTGAAAAATCACCTCTTGAAGAAGTTGTTGTAACGGATACAgtaaaatcaaataaaaatatagatagttgtaaaaaaattacaaaattaAGCGTTTCTGTTCTTGTTGCTGATGCTATAAGAAGAATACACCAAAAGGAAAGTCTAAATGATTTATTCAACATTAAAAgttga
- a CDS encoding lactate dehydrogenase, putative, with protein sequence MTSVKHPKISVLGAGDIGCALAHMICEKNLGDVVLHDFRKDLPKGRALDILHTRPLNRSRINILGTNEITDIKDSLVVVVTIEVSEREFAEFDEEDLEKQVYTSNVKLLKEVAKSLKKHCPQAFVVVTTSPVDCMAKVLQEHANIPPHKICGMAGVLHSARLRHNLAEKLRVNPGDVQGFVIGAHGDKMVPLPRYCCVNGIPLSDFTKKGAITEKEINQIVEKTRNTGFELLELLPEGSVCFAPSLAIVEIIEAYLKDLKRVLVCSVLLNGHYGHKGVFAGIPVVIGGKGIEKIIELDLNTQEKELFDDSLKHISYLFDNYKHETVVDDENKPN encoded by the exons atgacatCAGTAAAACATCCCAAAATAAGTGTCTTGGGGGCAGGGGATATAGGTTGCGCTTTGGCTCATATGATTTGTGAAAAAAATTTAGGAGATGTCGTTTTACATGATTTTCGTAAAG ATTTACCAAAAGGAAGAGCGTTAGATATATTACACACAAGACCATTAAATAGATCCAGGATAAATATATTAGGAACAAATGAAATAACCGATATTAAAGATTCCTTAGTTGTAGTAGTAACAATAGAAGTATCTGAGAGAGAATTTGCAGAATTTGATGAAGAGGATTTAGAAAAACAAGTATATACATCCAATGTGAAATTGTTGAAAGAAGTTGCAAAGTCATTAAAAAAACATTGTCCCCAAGCATTTGTAGTAGTAACAACAAGTCCTGTTGATTGTATGGCTAAAGTTTTACAAGAACATGCAAATATACCTCCTCACAAAATTTGTGGAATGGCGGGTGTTCTTCATAGTGCTAGATTGAGACATAATTTGGCTGAGAAGTTGAGa gttAATCCCGGAGATGTACAAGGATTTGTGATAGGAGCTCATGGAGATAAGATGGTCCCCCTTCCAAGATATTGTTGCGTTAACGGCATACCATTAAGTGACTTTACAAAAAAAGGTGCCATTAccgaaaaagaaataaatcaAATAGTTGAAAAGACAAGAAACACGGGCTTTGAATTATTAGAATTGTTACCAGAAGGCTCAGTATGTTTTGCTCCTTCTCTCGCTATTGTCGAAATTATAGAAGCTTATCTAAAAGATTTAAAAAGAGTTCTTGTTTGTTCAGTTTTGCTAAATGGTCATTATGGACACAAAGGAGTTTTTGCCGGTATACCTGTAGTTATAGGAGGAAAGGgtattgaaaaaataatagaacTTGATTTAAATACACAAGAAAAAGAACTGTTTGATGATTCTTTAAAACATATCagttatttatttgataattataaacatGAAACAGTAGtggatgatgaaaataaaccAAACTAA
- a CDS encoding mitochondrial fission 1 protein, putative produces the protein MDSPELLKIELQRLKNDYENELSVDHVMPKTQFDYACLLICSSDLKNIKFASSLLHELLFINYNRIDCLYQLAIAHIKLRDYKKAKNYLNALLKIDARNSNALALKSLLFDLISSDGLIGALLVALTACGLYLSFKSFKYF, from the exons ATGGATAGTCCAGAATTACTTAAAATAGAACTTCAAAGATTAAAGAATGATTATGAAAAT GAACTATCAGTAGATCACGTAATGCCCAAGACTCAATTTGATTACGCTTGTTTGTTAATATGTTCTTcagatttaaaaaatataaagtttgcttcttcattattacatgaattattatttataaattataatcgTATAGATTGTTTATATCAGCTAGCTATAgcacatataaaattaagagattataaaaaagctaagaattatttaaatgcCTTATTAAAAATCGATGCAAGAAATAGTAATGCTTTAGCTTTAAAGAGTTTACTTTTTGATTTAATATCATCTGATGGTTTAATTGGTGCTTTGTTAGTTGCACTCACAGCTTGtggtttatatttatcttttaaatctttcaagtatttttaa